AGAAGTCTGAATTTTGCACCTCCCATGCAAACGCGCCATTCTTCCAGTTACCATCGGTAACAGGGCTCCCATCATGCTTCAGGAAAATGTTCTGCTGAAAATTCTTGCCGGGTACGGTTGTCGCATCTATCGGATCCGGCCCCTGTGCGATGGTGACCGTGCCCGAGATGTTCCAGCTTGAAGCATCCGCTTGGTGTACCTGCTGGAAGGTCGATGCGTCATGCGGAAATACTTCGAACTTGAAATGATTGATAGCATCCTCCCAAAGGAAGTCGCCGTTTTCATCGGCAGGGGGTGAATATTTCAGCCAGAGGTCGTTGCCTGTGGCGTGGATGATAGGTTTATCTATCGTTCCGTTTTCAGTTCCGCTAACAATGTCCACTAACGTGTAATCTGTTTTGCTCGTTGGAGTACCGTCCTTGAAGGCGACCAGTTTCGGAATATCCTTGAACCCGAAAGATACGCTCCATACCACGGTCTCGGTGGTGCCGTCGCTGTATGTAATATCGAAGAAGAGCGTGTCGCCAGTTGAGATAGGCTCACCCGGCCAGAGATTGAGACTGCAACCGGTTCCTGAGCAATTCAACCCGTACGAACCCCCTGCCGTGCTCGACCAGAGATCCGCGTTGGCATAATTCTCCTGTGGCTTTGTGACCTTCGCTGTCGTTCTCCAGCTTGCGCCTGCGGAGCATACGGCGGAAGATATCGTCTTCCCGGAAACTGGCATCATGGTCAATCCGATAACAAGCGCCGAGCCAATGGTTGCGCTCTTCTCCGCGACGGTCCCGTTATACATTTTCACAACGTCCTGCGTATTCCCGATCTTCAGATTCACGATCGTCCCGATCCCCTGAACACCGCTCGATGAAGGTACCCCTTCGCTACCGCGGTCCTTTTCCGTGCTGTCAAGATCGTCCGGTGTGCCGGAGCCGTTGTTGTCAGCATCGAAAATATTCGGAACGCCATCATGGTCAATATCAAGAGAGCCGGTATCTTTGCTTCCGCTAAGTATCGCATCCGCACCCTTCCCCCCTGCCAGCTGCCCTACAGGCGCGCCTGAAGTGTTTGCCCTGGCGTATTCGGTTGCGTCGACTACTACATCGGTCGCATCGGTAACGATCGCCCCGGCAGTCATATCGGCGGGGATAGAGATGGTTCCAAGCCCCTGCCCGGCGGAAGTCAGACCGGTTGAAATTTTTCCGCCTGATGCTGAAGATGTCGTAAGCGGTCCGAGATACTTGCCGCTGTTATCAAGTATCTGCAACGTGTAGTCGGCTGATGAGGAGGGGAGGCCGCTTATCGTAAAAGAGCCGTCAGCGCCTGTCGTCGCCTTGTAAACCTGATTCGTACTGCTGTTTACAGCCGCGACAATATAGTTGGATGCGGCGCTGAAAGCAGCCATGCGCGCTGAACCGCCATCTTCGCCCGGCTTCGTCAATCCATCGCCGACGGATAACGATTCCGCCTTTACCGTGCCGGAAAATGACCCAACTGAATTTGTGCCCGACGGCAAATCGGTGTTCACTGTCCCGGTAGTTTCGGTTTTTCCGCTTCCACATCCAGGCGAAAAGGAAAGCGCCGCGACGGCAATAAATAAAATCGAAAATAAGATCAGCTGTTTCTTCATTTTTCCTCCAGAATATATCTGTCGTTAAAAAAGTGCGCATAGCGCGAATTTTTTCTGCCTAGATTCTTGTTAAATTATAAAACAATATTTTCGTAAGGATGACCCGCAATCTATATTCCATTAAATATATTTTAGTAGCCGGTTTTCGGTGGAATAAATCGTGACTTCTTTTGCCTCGACATGATTCAAACCGCGCATATATTTACGCGGTCAAAGGGTGAACAGAATGAAAATTTGTAAAGGTCTATCTAGGAAACGCGGGAAAGAGAATCGAAAATGACCTTGCCATCATGGTTCCCAAGTATCGATTCCGAGCATCTTTCTGGATGCGGCATGAGGCCGAAGATGTTCCCCTCCTTGTTGCAAATTCCGGCGATGTTAGCGACTGATCCGTTCGGATTCGACTCCGGGGTCACCACCCCTTCGGAATTGCAGTACCGCAAAACTACCTGCCTGTTGGACTCCAGCCTTTCAAGTTCTGCCTCATCGCAGAAATAGTTGCCGTCATGGTGGGCTATCGGAATTTTCAGAACGGATCCTTTTTTCACGCCGGAGAGGGCCGGTATCCCATCCCTTTCGACCCTTACATAAACATCCTTGCAGATGAATTTCAGGGAGCTGTTGCATATGAGAGCGCCGGCAAAAGACCGCTTTCGACAAGAACCTGAAAACCGTTGCATATTCCAAGGACCATTCCACCTTTTCGGGCAAAATCGGTAACCGATTTCATGATAGGAGAAAATCTCGCAATTGAACCGCACCGGAGATAATCCCCATAGGAGAATCCTCCCGGCAGAACGACAACATCCACACCCTCCAGCGAAGACTCCTTGTGCCATATCTCCCTTACAGGAGCCTTTACAACATTTTTCAGAACATGAACCGTGTCCTGCTCACAGTTGGAGCCGGGAAAGACTATAACACCGAAACTCTTTTTGGCCTTTGTCTCAAGAGCGGCGGTCATGTTTTATCTTGTCCTTCATATCAGGGGGTATCTCGTGTCGCCCCTCATTGGTTAATTTTGTGATCGCGGTGAGGTCTGCCACTTTTCCGCTCGCATCCTTGAGCCGTAAGCTGAGGTGGAGGGCGATGTTCCGCATCATCTGTATGCCGATCTCCGGGTGGTTCCTGAGTATTTCCTCGAAGTTCTGCCGGGAGAGCTGAAGGAGTTCGGTATCCTCCACGGCAACGATAGTGGCTGAGCGAACCGCATCGGGTTCCAGTAGCGACATCTCGCCGATGGTAACCCCTTTTCGGTAAACAGAGAGCACCGATTTTTTGCCGCCTGCTCCCCTTTTCTGTATTTCCACCCGTCCGCTGATGATGTAGTAGAGGCTTCCCCCTTTATCCCCTTCCTTGAACAGCGCTTTCCCCTGTCCGCAAAAGGCGTAATTTATGAATTCGGCCAGTGTTTCACGCTGGGTGCCTGTCAACTGGTCAAACACGGGAACTTCGTTCATCAGGATCTTTAGTGATTCTCTGTCTAACAAAACGACCTGCTCACCTATATGACTTTGACATCAAAATTTTCAGTAACCGGATTGCTGAGCAGTTTTTCACACATCTCCTCAACCGATTTTTTTGCCGACTCGGAATCTTTGGCATCAAGCTCAAGCTCGATATATTTTCCAACCCTGACGTTCTTTATGGAACTAAAACCGAGTGAAGCGAGCGAATGCTCAACCGCTTTTCCCTGCGGATCCAGTATGCCGCCCCTTAACGTAACCCTTACCTGAGCCTTCATTCTTCCATTACCTTTCCGAGAACTTCCCTGTACGATTCCTCGACATCACCGAGGTCGAACCTGAAGCGGTCCTTATCGAGCTTCTTTCCGGTTTTGCTGTCCCACAGGCGGCATGTATCGGGCGATATCTCATCTGCCAGTATCACTTCGTTATGATACCTGCCGAACTCCAGCTTGAAATCGATAAGGTCCAATCCGTGATCTTTGAAAAAATTTATCAGAAGTGAATTTATCTTTCTAGCCTCGGCGCTGATGATATCTATCTCCTTCTCATCCCCCAGGCCGAAAGCGGTAACATAATCAGTGTTTATCATCGGGTCGTCCAGCGCGTCATCCTTGTAATAGAACTCAAGTATCGGGTGTTTCAGCTCGGTTCCTTCAGGCTTTCCCATCTTTTTAGCCAGTGACCCGGCGACCCGGTTGCGCATCACCACTTCGACCGGGATTATGGTGACCTTCTTTACGAGTTGTTCCCTATCGGAGAGCTTCTTCACGAGATGGGTTTTTACTCCATTGCTGGCGAGAAACTCGAATATTCTGGAAGAGAGGGTGTTGTTTATTACCCCTTTATCGGCGATGCTCCCCTTTTTTTTCGCGTTGAAAGCGGAGGCATCATCCTTGAAATATTGAATGTACAGGTCGGAATCGGAAGTCGCGTAGATTATCTTTGCCTTACCTTCGTAAAGCGCTTCGCCTTTTTCGGGAATTGAAATACTCATAATTTTATTTTTCCTAATGTTTATATTATCAGCATATGGTCAGTTGGAAAAAACCCTTCGAAAAATATCGTCAACCTTCCTCAAATAGTAATTCAGGTCGAACAGTTCTTCAATCTTTTCCTTTTCAAGCCTCATGGAAATCGCTTTGTCGGCAATAACCAGGTCGCGGAAAGGCTTTTCCTCTTCCCATGCCCGCATCGCCTGTTTTTGAACCATCGCGTACGCCTCCTCGCGCGTTATCCCGGTTTCGATCAGCGCCAAAAGGAGCCTTTGCGAGTAGAAAAGGCCGAATGAACGCCCGATATTCCTCATCATCCTTTCGGGATAGACGAGGAGGTTTTCCATTATCCGTGCGGTTTTATCGAGCATATAATCGACCAGCATCGTTGAATCGGGAATTATCACCCTCTCCACCGATGAATGGCTGATATCCCTTTCGTGCCACAAAGCCACGTTTTCCAGCCCCGCCTGCGCGTTCCCCCTTACTACCCTGGCAAGGCCGCAGATCTGTTCGCAGTTAACCGGGTTTCTCTTGTGCGGCATGGCAGAGGAGCCTTTCTGCCCCTTGGCGAAAAACTCTTCGGCTTCCAGCACTTCCGTCCTCTGAAGATGCCGTATCTCGAGGGCGATATTGTCCATGCTTGAAGCTATGATGGCCATAGTCGCCAGGTACTCCGCGTGGCGGTCGCGCTGAATTATCTGCGTCGATATCTCCGCCGGTTTCAGCCCCATCTTTTCGCAGACATACTTCTCTATGTCCTGGCTGAGGTGGGCATGGGTGCCTACCGCGCCGGAGATGAGGCCCACCGAGATATTCTCGATAGCGGCCGCAAGCCTCTTCCTGTTCCTCTTCATCTCCTGGTAGAAAAGGGCCATCTTCAGGCCGAAAGTTGTCGGTTCCGCGTGTACCCCGTGTGTCCGCCCCATGCATGGAACATCCTTATACTCGTATGCCTTCGCCTTGAGAACATCCATAAGCCTGTCGATCTTTTTAATTATTATCTCCCCGGCCTCCTTGCACAGGTAGCAAAGCGCCGTGTCTACAACATCGGATGAGGTCAGCCCCATATGGATAAACCTTGAATCGGGGCCTACATATTCGGCCACACTCGTAAGAAAGGCTATTACGTCGTGCCGTGTCTCCTTTTCTATCTCGTCAATACGGGCAATATCAAAATTCGATCTTTCCTGTATAACTTTCAGCGACTCTTTTGGGATATTCCCCAGATCCGCGTGCGCCTCGCAGGCGAGAACCTCTATTTTCAGCCATACCCTGAACTTGTTTTCCAAAGACCAGAGCTCTCTCATCTCCTTTAGCGAATATCTTTCTATCATCCCTTAAACCTCAAAAACCGTTCCTGGTATATCCTGCGACGCAAGCTCGTACTTTACATCAGTTCCGGCAAAGATGCCCCTGGCGATTTCCTCCACATGCTCAGGCTGATTATTCGTCCTGCTGATGTGGGCGAATATCACAGACGAAAGTCCGTTCCCCATCGCATGCCCCAGAAGTTCCGCGCACTGCTCGTTCGAAAGATGCCCTTCGTTGCCGGCTATCCTTCTTTTCAGAAACGCCGGATACGGCCCGTTGGCCAGCATCGCCGGGTTATGGTTCGCTTCGACTACCGCCAGGTTCGCCTTCCTCAGTTTTTCCACCACGCGCGTCGTGACGCATCCGATATCTGTCACATTCACCGCGCTTCTGCCGTTCGATTCCAGGAGAAAGCCGACAGGCTCGGCAACATCGTGAGGGATTGGGAACGGATTCACCTCTATATCGCCGACGGAAAAGTTCACTTCCGGCCTGAAGGTCTTGATCCTTCCGCACCTTTTAAACCGCGCCGATACATTGTTCGCGGTCCCTGCTGTCATATAGACCGGTATCGAATATTTTTTTGAGAGTATCTCCGCGCCCCGCATGTGATCCGAATGCTCGTGGGTTATCAGGAAAGCGTCGAGACGTGACGGGTCGAAACCGATTGCGTCAAAGCGCTTCTCCATCGTGCGGGCGACGAATCCGACGTCCACAAGCAGGGCCGTCGTGTCCGTATAGACCAGCGTCGCGTTCCCTTCGCTGCCGCTCCCAAGCACGCATAATTTCATTCCGCTCCCCGTCACCCTGCATGTTCCATCAGGTGGTAAAGGAGCGGGATCATTATTTCATGATGTCCGGTGATGTTGTAACCCTTCCCGCCGTTCTGCACAGGGCGATGAACCACGTTTACCGCCGGGCGGTAGTGGGAGGTCATATCCATGTTCACCGAGTAGAAATTCTCCACGCAGTCGCCGAGGTTGCGCGCCGCACTAAGCGCCTTTATGAAAACCTCCGGCAGGATAACGGCCGAGCCGATATTGAAATATATCCCGCCGTCATTAAGCGTCTTCAGCTGTGCCGTGAATATCTTGAAATCCTCGAAACTCTTTTCCCCTATCAGCGCGCCGTCCGATTCCGGATGTATATGCGTGATCTCGCACCCTATCGCGGCGTGAACCGTCGCCGGTATGCCGAGCCTCGCGGCGTTGGCGAGTATCGATTCATCCGCCCAATCCATTTCACTGTCGAGTATCCACTGGCCTATGGACTGACCGAAGCCGTAGCCGGGATATTTTTTAAGGGCTTTCATCGTTTCGGAGGCGGTCTCCTCTACCATGCCGAAGCGGCCGGACTTTACCTCCTCCTCGACATCTTCGGAAGTCTCGCCGATCATCGCGATCTCGAGATCGTGCACCGGCCCGGCGCCGTTCATCGCTATCCCGGTGATCCGCCCCTGCTTCATCCAGTCGATGATTATCGGTGAACATCCGGTTTTGATGACATGCGCCCCCATGGCGACTATCACGCCGCGCCCCTTCTCGCGCGCTTCGTGGAACCGAAGCGCTATCTCTTTCAGGTCTATCGCCTTGAGCTGTGCCGGAAGGAGGTCGAGGATGTTTTTGGAGCTTTTGTATTTATCTACGAGAGCGAATTCATTCACGGAGACCTTGTTTGTCCGCTCGCTTATCGGGTAGTTCTTTATCTTGCTGAAATCAGCTCTCTCAAAATCCGCCATCTATCCCTCTCATGCCTCCAGTTTATCAGGATAGAAATATCAGATGGAACGCCTTTAAGCAACGTGATTAAATTCCTGCTAGGCTGTGTTGAGGACTTTTTCGAGCTGGGCGAGATGCTGTTTTATTACCTCCTCGCCGGGGAAGAGTTTTGCCGCCTCGGTGAGACGTTTGTGCGCCTCTTTCAGCTTTTTCAGATTAAGAAGGAAATCCACAACGACATACTCGCTCATGATATCCGGGGGGAGGTCCTCTATCCTGTTCACCATAAATTCAATGGCGGCCTCCCCTTTGCCGTCAGCATACATCGCCTCGGCGACCTCTCTGGCGCGGGCATGAATAAATTCGTTCCGGCGTATCAGGAATGTTCCGTACTGCCCGATCTTCGGAAAATTAAGGAGCTCTTTCGCTATCGAGTAGTGCTCCAGTTCCTCCAGTTTCCAGAAAGATTTATGCTCTTCGTGCGGATTGCCGTAGATGGGGGGCTGTGTCCAGTTCTCGCCGAGCGGAACCGAGACTATCATGTAGGCTGAAGAGTGATCGGCCATCTTGTCGAGCATCATCCACCCATCCTCCTTTTCAAAATGCTCAAGAACGTCGCCGATGTAGACCATATCGTACTTGCCAAGACCATCTATCACTTCCAGCGCATTGCCGATATATATGTCGTTGTAGATCGCTTTTTGGTGTTCCTGGATGTAATCGGGGAATATCTCTATCCCGTCGATCTTCACTTTCCAATCTTTTCTGTGATACTTCTCGCCGAGCATTACATCGAGGAGGTCGCGCGCGATGAATCCTATCTTGCCGTTCCCGAGCCCGACGTCCAAAAACGATTTCGGCCTCGCCTCCTGAAGATACGCGCAGACGGTGTTTATATGTGAATAAGTGCTTGTAGGCATTCGTCTCCTTTAATAATTATTGGTACAGCCATTGTATTGCGGGGGAAATGGCAACACAACATCGAGCGAAGATTATTTTTTCATCTCGCGCGTAAGCCAGAGTTCCTCCATGCGGTACATGTGGACATGGTCGTGCAACAGAACATGCCTCACCATGATGAGGAGCGTGTATTCGAGGTATTCCGGATGCTCCGCTTTTTTCTTCCACGCCTTCGCGGGGGCGCTCCTTATCACATCTATAAACTCCTTGCGCAATGCCGAAAACTTTTCGAGCGTTTCCGCAAGATCCATTTTCAGAAGCTCGTCCGGCGGGGTGCTTTTCCCCGGAAAGTAGGGGACGAATTTCGGAGCCTCCTCCTCGATGAATTTCCTCGCTCTTTCGGTAAGCATCGGCTGAACCTTCACAATGTGGCAGGCATGCTCGTGTATCGACCACTTCCCCTCGATCCTCCTCTCGGTAAGCCGCCATGACGGCTCCCTGGGGATTGAATCTATCATCTCCCTTAAAATGACCGGCGTCTTTTCCAGACAGGACAACAGCTCATCGACAATCATCTTTTGCTCCTTATGAATCGGACTATTTTTTCAATCTGCCTATTGTTTTTTCGTCTGTCAGCTCCCTCATCGCATCGGCGACTATCCACCTGGCGGAGGGGGAATCTATCTCCCGAAGTTCCCTGCAAAAGGCGACCGTCCTTTTGTTCAGGGCCCTGTTTCTCTTCCCTATCTGACGGATGGCCCAGTTCACCGCCTTCTTAACAAAGTTGCGTTCATCCGTCACCCCTTTTTTTATAAAGGGAAAAAACCTGATAAAGACCGCATCGTCCGCTTTTTTATCGCATACCGCAAGCCGCGCCATGAGGACGTATCCCGCCCGCTTTACGAACTCCTCATCGCGCTTGTGCCATTCGACAGCTTTCTTGTAGGCAAAAGGGGTCTTCTCGAAAAGGTTCAATATCACCTGATCGCAGAGGTCCCACGAGTTAAACTCGACCACCCACTCTTCCATCTGCCGTTCGGTAACGCTCTTCGGATCGTCCACCATCCCGGCAAGTATCCTTGCTTCATGATAGCCAGATCTCCATAGCCTGTCCGCAAGGGCTCTGTCCTTCCCTATCTCTTTCGCCAGTGCCCTCATGACAGGTATCCGTACTCCGAACGCCTTTTCAGCATTGATGCCGAAACGGGCCATCCCCTGCCGGTCCTTTTCGGAGCCGCTCTTTTCGAGACGAGCCAGAACTTCGTTTAAATCCAATACGCACCCCAATCGATCAATTGCACGCAACCTGCTCACAATTATATTCTCAAACTGCAGATAACAGAAAAAAGCAGACCGCAGCCGTATCGACTGTATTAATACGCATACCATACTGTATAATGCAAGCCGGTGGACGCAATAGGGTCATGCAATATTTCAATAAATAACATCGGCAGGGGGACGACGTGATAAATGGGGTAAAGATATTTTTCCAGTGGGTGATTGCCCTCGCCATACTTGGCGCCATCTCATGGGGACTCTACCTGGCGGCGCTCCGCGGGGCCGACATCTACAACCGGCTCGACATTACCCTTTCGCACGATACGACAGCTATAATCGCAACGACGCTTTCCGCTCTGATGATGCTTCTTCTCTCCAAAAGGAGGGGCCTGAGGATAATTTCAAAAAACAGAACCCTTAAACAAAAATCACGCGCCTACGAAGAACTGATAGAAAAACTTTCAGCATCGGTTGTTCATACGGAAGAAGGGGTGCAGATATCCGGAGAGAATATTGAAAACGCCATCGGCTCGCTCTCCGGTAAAATGATAGCCCTTGCGTCCAGGGATGTTATCGCCGCCCTGCATGAACTGACATACTCGCTGGGTGAAAAAAATGAAACAACTACCGAAGTCTCATCCCTGTTTGAAAATCTTTTTCACGCCATCAGGAAGGATCTGGGCCATTCAGGATTTCCGGCTGACGGAGAAAAACTCCTCTCCCTTTTCCTGCTAGGCGCAAGAACCGATTCGCAACCTCTCCCTTAGCGCAGAACCTTTTCATACTTGCGCTCCGACAGGCTCTCCCCCGGTCTTTTCCTGAACCGGAATACGAAACAGGAACTCCTGCACCCCTTTCACCTTACCCGAGGCAAGAAGCGATGATACATCTATCGACAGCGAGCTGTTGCCGACTGGTCTCGTTTTACCCGGAAACTTTTTAACCGCCGCCTCAGCAACATCGGAAGCCGAAGCGGACGAGCCTGGAAATGCCAGAGTGAGCGCGCTCCCTTTTAGCGAGAGTTTTGAAATGCCGAGCCTTGAACCTGCAATTCGAAGGAGCATCGCATCGAAAAGTTTTTGCGCCTTTTCC
This sequence is a window from Nitrospinota bacterium. Protein-coding genes within it:
- a CDS encoding carboxypeptidase-like regulatory domain-containing protein, with the translated sequence MKKQLILFSILFIAVAALSFSPGCGSGKTETTGTVNTDLPSGTNSVGSFSGTVKAESLSVGDGLTKPGEDGGSARMAAFSAASNYIVAAVNSSTNQVYKATTGADGSFTISGLPSSSADYTLQILDNSGKYLGPLTTSSASGGKISTGLTSAGQGLGTISIPADMTAGAIVTDATDVVVDATEYARANTSGAPVGQLAGGKGADAILSGSKDTGSLDIDHDGVPNIFDADNNGSGTPDDLDSTEKDRGSEGVPSSSGVQGIGTIVNLKIGNTQDVVKMYNGTVAEKSATIGSALVIGLTMMPVSGKTISSAVCSAGASWRTTAKVTKPQENYANADLWSSTAGGSYGLNCSGTGCSLNLWPGEPISTGDTLFFDITYSDGTTETVVWSVSFGFKDIPKLVAFKDGTPTSKTDYTLVDIVSGTENGTIDKPIIHATGNDLWLKYSPPADENGDFLWEDAINHFKFEVFPHDASTFQQVHQADASSWNISGTVTIAQGPDPIDATTVPGKNFQQNIFLKHDGSPVTDGNWKNGAFAWEVQNSDFSILLDHVSTSTKSTTSKAIVDNYYTIVIPGDVLDESLTSGGTPVTVGCWDFDIAAQKEQSNAAIKLYVATTSGGCQFNSPPPQ
- a CDS encoding cyclic nucleotide-binding domain-containing protein, with the protein product MLDRESLKILMNEVPVFDQLTGTQRETLAEFINYAFCGQGKALFKEGDKGGSLYYIISGRVEIQKRGAGGKKSVLSVYRKGVTIGEMSLLEPDAVRSATIVAVEDTELLQLSRQNFEEILRNHPEIGIQMMRNIALHLSLRLKDASGKVADLTAITKLTNEGRHEIPPDMKDKIKHDRRS
- the purS gene encoding phosphoribosylformylglycinamidine synthase subunit PurS; the protein is MKAQVRVTLRGGILDPQGKAVEHSLASLGFSSIKNVRVGKYIELELDAKDSESAKKSVEEMCEKLLSNPVTENFDVKVI
- a CDS encoding phosphoribosylaminoimidazolesuccinocarboxamide synthase; this encodes MSISIPEKGEALYEGKAKIIYATSDSDLYIQYFKDDASAFNAKKKGSIADKGVINNTLSSRIFEFLASNGVKTHLVKKLSDREQLVKKVTIIPVEVVMRNRVAGSLAKKMGKPEGTELKHPILEFYYKDDALDDPMINTDYVTAFGLGDEKEIDIISAEARKINSLLINFFKDHGLDLIDFKLEFGRYHNEVILADEISPDTCRLWDSKTGKKLDKDRFRFDLGDVEESYREVLGKVMEE
- the purB gene encoding adenylosuccinate lyase, whose amino-acid sequence is MIERYSLKEMRELWSLENKFRVWLKIEVLACEAHADLGNIPKESLKVIQERSNFDIARIDEIEKETRHDVIAFLTSVAEYVGPDSRFIHMGLTSSDVVDTALCYLCKEAGEIIIKKIDRLMDVLKAKAYEYKDVPCMGRTHGVHAEPTTFGLKMALFYQEMKRNRKRLAAAIENISVGLISGAVGTHAHLSQDIEKYVCEKMGLKPAEISTQIIQRDRHAEYLATMAIIASSMDNIALEIRHLQRTEVLEAEEFFAKGQKGSSAMPHKRNPVNCEQICGLARVVRGNAQAGLENVALWHERDISHSSVERVIIPDSTMLVDYMLDKTARIMENLLVYPERMMRNIGRSFGLFYSQRLLLALIETGITREEAYAMVQKQAMRAWEEEKPFRDLVIADKAISMRLEKEKIEELFDLNYYLRKVDDIFRRVFSN
- a CDS encoding MBL fold metallo-hydrolase; this translates as MKLCVLGSGSEGNATLVYTDTTALLVDVGFVARTMEKRFDAIGFDPSRLDAFLITHEHSDHMRGAEILSKKYSIPVYMTAGTANNVSARFKRCGRIKTFRPEVNFSVGDIEVNPFPIPHDVAEPVGFLLESNGRSAVNVTDIGCVTTRVVEKLRKANLAVVEANHNPAMLANGPYPAFLKRRIAGNEGHLSNEQCAELLGHAMGNGLSSVIFAHISRTNNQPEHVEEIARGIFAGTDVKYELASQDIPGTVFEV
- a CDS encoding class I SAM-dependent methyltransferase; this translates as MPTSTYSHINTVCAYLQEARPKSFLDVGLGNGKIGFIARDLLDVMLGEKYHRKDWKVKIDGIEIFPDYIQEHQKAIYNDIYIGNALEVIDGLGKYDMVYIGDVLEHFEKEDGWMMLDKMADHSSAYMIVSVPLGENWTQPPIYGNPHEEHKSFWKLEELEHYSIAKELLNFPKIGQYGTFLIRRNEFIHARAREVAEAMYADGKGEAAIEFMVNRIEDLPPDIMSEYVVVDFLLNLKKLKEAHKRLTEAAKLFPGEEVIKQHLAQLEKVLNTA
- a CDS encoding DinB family protein, producing the protein MIVDELLSCLEKTPVILREMIDSIPREPSWRLTERRIEGKWSIHEHACHIVKVQPMLTERARKFIEEEAPKFVPYFPGKSTPPDELLKMDLAETLEKFSALRKEFIDVIRSAPAKAWKKKAEHPEYLEYTLLIMVRHVLLHDHVHMYRMEELWLTREMKK
- a CDS encoding DNA alkylation repair protein, producing MDLNEVLARLEKSGSEKDRQGMARFGINAEKAFGVRIPVMRALAKEIGKDRALADRLWRSGYHEARILAGMVDDPKSVTERQMEEWVVEFNSWDLCDQVILNLFEKTPFAYKKAVEWHKRDEEFVKRAGYVLMARLAVCDKKADDAVFIRFFPFIKKGVTDERNFVKKAVNWAIRQIGKRNRALNKRTVAFCRELREIDSPSARWIVADAMRELTDEKTIGRLKK